The Chryseolinea soli nucleotide sequence CAATAACCCTTTTGGGTCATACCTTAAGATGGGGATACGGTGGTTTGGAGTAAGGACATTATCTGACGGATTTACCATAGCCACCACTCCGTTTTCACACCGAAATAGTGTCCCCACCGTTTGCTGCCGGCTTGTGCCAGATAGGGCGAGTACAGATGATCGGTCGCAAATTGATTGTAACGCGCCAGGCTGTAAACAAGTCTGAAATGAGGGCGGCTCCAGACATCGCGTTTACCATTCGGAACGAGCGTAGGCGCGATACTAAATTTGACCATCTGCGCCGGATCCTGTGTCCCATCCTTTCTGGAGGAGAAGTCCAGTTCGTGTAGTAAGTGGAACCAGTCTTTCACGTACCAGGTACCGCGGGCCCCTATAGCGAAATCAGTTTTTCGATTAAACACGGGTCTCCCGCGGTAATCCGATGTTGTATTAAGGCTATCGCTGGCGCCTTTACTCTTTGTGAAAATACAATAGGCATTTACAGAATACCGGGTGCTGACGTTCCACAAAATACTTTGGGTGATGGCGATCGACCATGCTTTTTTAAAACGCTGTGTCTCCAGGTTAGGTCCACCGTAGGTAAGGAAAGTTTTACTTCCTCCGCCGTCGCCACCATTGGCTATGCCGGTGCCGAAACGGATACTTACATCATAAAAGGAACCCGGCAAACGCGTCGATAGATTTTGTTTGTATTTACCCCCTAACACATATCCGTGATCAGCGGGATAGTTAAAGTTCGTAGCGGTGTCCGATGCAGTGCCCGCAGCCAGCCGGTGATACTCTGCTAAAAACTTGAGATAACCGTTTTTCACGGGAAGGATCTGTTCCAAAATATACACCGATCGATTGCGCAGTCCCAGCACGGGTGTGCCGTTGACGATGTTCAGATAAAAGTAAGGAGGCAATGTCGAGGTGGTATCCACGGCGCCCGGGAACATAATAGAAAACTGTGTATGCTTATACTGCACCCCAAACCCTTGCGAACTATGATCATCAAAATAAAAATGATCGATGATATGAATGTCGTCGCCACGAAAAAAACGCGCCCCTATCCAAACACTCCAGGGACTTCCCCGAATGTTTTTGGCTTCGGCAAAAAGTTCGGGCAGAGCCGTCGTGATGCCGCCGTAGGATTTGCTCGTAACGTTGCCGATGATTTGGCCTTGTGTCGTGTAAAAAGCAAAGCGCGCTTGTATGGTGATGTTGGTCGTATCGGAAGTTCCGCTTACGGGGGCAAACCGAAGTGCCGTGGCTAATTCAAAGTAATCTATTTCCTCCATACGCCCGCCAATAGACCCCATCCCATTCAGATTGAGTGGCCGCGGATACTGAATTTGATCCCCTCGGGCGATACCTACTCTACCATAACTTCCAATGGCAAAGTGTTTGTTCGTCGTTACGGGGACTTGTGCCGGGAGGGAAAAGATCATGGCTGATAAAATAATGCCCAGGAAATAAGTCCGCTTCCTGATAAGACTTACTGGTTTGCCGGATGCACTGACGTTCATCATGATCACTTACTGCTTAATAAGGAGAATCAGCAAACGCACTTTGTTAGCGTTCCGATAAAATCACTCAAAGGAGCGCCGTAAAATTTTTGAATAAATTAAATGTATAGAATTATCATGCCTTAATTTTCGTCAGTCATTGATTTAACCGTAAAACACATGGAAATGTAACCGTTAAACGACACCGCGGTTTAGAGCCACCTTAAAAAAAAATATACATTTATCGGTCGTTACACAGACTCCCATTTTCCGGCTTCCCACAAAACCCGCATTAAGGCAGAAGCCCACTGAAAAGTTATTTATCGAATTCGATTTAAGTTGAATGTCGCATCGAGCGAACTCACACTGTGAGGAATAGTATGGTGAATGTTTTGACAGGTTAGTCGAATGCAATACGAAGACTATACATCATTGTCTCCAGTCTTTTTGATAAAAATGCAATGCAAAAAAAATCAGCACTTCAAAAAAAACTTATGAGTTCATTTAGACGGAACCTTCTGACAGTCATTTTAATGGTGGCTGGCTACTGTGGCTACATTGCCGGGTGTACCCACGACGACGAGGTGTTATCCAGCCAGGGCCCCAACATCGAACGCGGCGAAGAAAAAGTTTCGCTTGAAAGTACCAATACCTCATTCGACAAGGCACATTCCAATGTGCAGTGGGCATCTTCCTATCTCGGCGCCACTTCGTTGTTGACAGGTCGTTTCGACAATTTTGGTTTCTACATTTTTAATTTTGACGAATCCAATGCAGCGGGAATCAATTTTTCAGCCTGGGTATGGTTGAACTCAGTGAACACCAGTGAGCCCGGGCGTGATGAGGGATGTTTGTTGGACACCTACGGAACAGACGGCACCCTGACCACCGAAGATGAAAACCTCGCGATCATCACCAGCAAGAAAGTGGAGTTGAGCACCACCGACAAAGGCTACAACGTCACGGCAGATCTAGTTTTCCACGGTGTTACAAAAGAAGTGACCTGCAAAATGAATTTTGATGGCAAAACACTGTCGGGTGCGAATAATGTATATGGATTCAGTCTTCAATTTCAATTCCTGGCCAAAACGGATTTCCTGATCGTTTCCAGCAATGTTGGCGACAACGCCGATGTGAAATGTAACGCCGTATTCAGGGTTACTAACTGAACCGTTCACTCGAATTTATTCACCCATCAAATACCATCAAGAATAGTACTTTAAAAAACACAAGATGCGTCGAACAATATTTACCAGCCTGATGATCATCGCCTTCGTAGGGGTGTGTTCCGTCGGGTGTTACAACGATGTCATCAGTCCCGGATCAGACCCCAACGGCCCTCCCCAATTTGTAAGTTTCAGCGGCGATCTTATCCCCTTGTTTAACGCACATTGCAATAGCTCGGGTTGCCACGACGCAGGACCCGCGCATGCGCCTTCGCTCGTCCCGGAGAAAGCCTATAACGCGATCGTCTCCGGTGGCTATATCAATACGGCCGTGCCAAACTCCAGCACGCTTTATATCGTGGTTCAGACCGGCTCCATGCCTCCCACCGGTGCGTTGCCCGCCAACAATGCGCAGTTGATCCTGGATTGGGTCAGAAATGGAGCACCCAATAACTAAACCCGAAGCTTGAACAGCCAAATGCAACGTATGAATGCCTCGATCAAAAATCAAGAAATGAAAATCCTGGCTTCGCTATCGCTGGCGCTGATCATGTTGTTGGGTAGGCCTGTTTATAGTCAGGACTCCGTCGCCACCGCCCCAGCCAAAGCAAAGCCGGTTAAAAATACATTCGCGGGCATATGGCTCATCGACAATCAAAGCGTGATGGTTCCCATTAAAGGAACTTTTGAATTTGACATCCTGCACCGGTTTGGAGTTGTTAAAAACGGCTATGAAGATCTTTTTGGTCTGTTCGCGTCTTCAAACATCCGTCTCGGCTTCAACTATAGTCCGATCGACCGTTTATACGTTGGCTTTGGTTTGACGAAATATAAAATGTTATGGGATGTCAATGCCAAATACGCAATCTTTCAACAAATGAGCGAGGGCTGGCCAGTGAGTATTACCTACTACGGAAACGCTGCCATCGATACCCGCTCTGAAGAGTTTTTCATCCATTTTTCGGATCGACTATCTTATTTCAATCAACTGATCATTGCCCGGAAGTTCAGCCCGAAATTTTCAGCCCAAATTGCTCCCAGCCTCTCCCACACCAACGTAGTGAACGGCTATTATAGCGCGCCGGGCGAAGTAAGTCCCGAGAGAAAGCACAATCACTTTGCCGTGGCCATCTCCGGAAGGTATAAACTGACCGAAACCCTCTCGCTATTGGCAAATTATGATCAGCCGATCACGAAACACAAGTCCGGGAACCCTCATCCCAACCTTTCATTCGGCTTGGACGTGACCACGAGCTCGCACTCCTTCCAAATCTTTTTTGGAAACTATTACTTCCTGTCGCCCCAACAAAACAACATGTATAACACCAACGACTATAAAAATGGAGAATATCTTATTGGATTCAACATTACAAGACTTTGGAATTTCTGATCACCTGCGGGGCTGTCATGCAGCAGGTCAAGAATCGGTTGAATTGAAGTTTTTAAACGACACTAAAAATCTACCACTATGAAATTAAGACTTCCCAATCTATGTTACCTGCTCCCCAGCGTGGTTTTAGTTTTTGGATTTACCACGCCCATTGTTCAAGAACCATGGGTAGCGCCCGACAAAGTTGCCAAAATGGCTAACCCGGTGAAAGCCGATGCCGAATCGCTGGACACGGGCAAATCGCTGTGGGTGACCCACTGCCAGTCGTGCCACGGCAAAAAAGGAAAAGGTGATGGAAATAAAGCTGCGCAGTTGAAAACTCCGGTCGGTGATTTTACTACGGCAGATTTCCAAAAGCAATCAGACGGCTCTATCTTCTACAAGACCAGTGAGGGAAGATCGGATATGCCCAGTTTCAAAAAGAAGATTCCGGATGCGGACGAGCTCTGGAGCCTGGTCAACTACATACGGACATTGAAATAGTCGACCGCACGGGAAACCATTCAATTATTGTAGGATATCGCTTTCATTTTTAGATGCCATGAAATTCGCAAAGGGTAACACTGGAAACAACCGGAGAAGATGGTTGTATTGGGTGGCAGGAATACTGCCAGCGCTTGTTCTCTGGCGCTTTATCAAAAAAGTGGAAAAGAAAAATGAGCCCGTCAAAATGTTAACCGAAGACGGCCAATTGGTAGAAGTAGATCCTCGCTATCTCAGCAAGGGCCAAAAGATTAGACCAGAAGAAATCCACACCTGGGTCAAGCGCAAAAAATAATTCACAGAAACAAAAAACACGAACCGTGGACGACACCGTGACCAGTAGAAGAAACTTTATCGCCACCGGCCTGGCCGCCGCCGCTGGATGCGCAAATTGTTCCTGTGGGAAAAATCACACGCATGAAGCGCAGGACATTCAACCGACCGGAGAGAAAGTAAAATTACTCTCCGTAGATGGCGAAGTGATCGAGGTGGACCGGGCCTTTCTGAAACCTGTCCCGGATCTTCCAAAAGTCAGCAACGACGTCGAACGCCAGGGCATTGCGGGAAAGAAATTTGTGATGGTCATCGATTTGTCCAGGTGCAAGAACGTTGGTGCGTGCAAAGAAGCCTGTAATCATGCGCACAGTCTTCATCCGGATCACAACTGGATCAAGATCGACGCCATGCAGGATGCGGAAGAAAGTGCCCCCTACTGGCAACCCACCACCTGTATGCACTGCGACAACCCGCCGTGCGTAAAAGTTTGCCCGGTAGATGCCACCTTTAAACGACAGGACGGAATTGTATTGATCGATAGCGACCGCTGTATCGGCTGTCGTTTTTGTATGGCCGCGTGCCCTTATTCAACACGTGTTTTCAATTGGGGGGATCCCCAGGTTCCTGAACCCCTGGCCAGTCAGCCGTATTCCTGTGAGTCGAGCACACCCCAAAAAATTGGAACGGTTGGAAAATGTGACTTCTGTCCCGATATGGCGAGAAAGGGCGAACTACCACATTGCGTGTCCGCTTGTCCCAACGGTGTCTTTTTCTTTGGCGACATGAATGAAGACAGCGTCACCAACGGAGCGGAAACATTTCGGTTTAGCGAGTTGGTGCGAGACAAGGCTGGCTATCGGCTCATGGAGGACCTGGGGACCAAACCCAGTGTATACTATCTGCCTCCTGTGAACCGGAATTTCCCCTTTGAACCGGCCAACGAAAATAAAGCACAACCAGGGCTGACTTGAATACCCGACCACCATGACGCCATTATTCCCCTCTACTTCTGACAAAATCATTGCCGATCTTTACCCTACGAAATTCGGAAATGCCGGTCGGGTCTGGACATTCGTATTACTGGTCATCTGCGCGATCGGGGTTTATGGATATTACCGGCAACTTCGTTATGGCCTGGAAGTAACGGCCATGAGAGACTACGTATCCTGGGGCATTTACATTTCCAACTTTGTATTTTTTGTTGCCATCAGTCTTGTCGGATCGCTGATCACCGCAGTCCTGAGGCTCTCAAATGCCAAGTGGAGCACACCCCTAACGAGGATTGCAGAAATTATAGCGGTTTCAGCCATTGTGTTTGCTTCCATCATCATTATCGTGGATATGGGGCGACCAGAAAGGTTCATGAATATCTTCTTACACATGCGCATCCAGTCTCCTATTATTTGGGACGTCGTGGTGATCTCAACTTATTTTGTCGTCAGCCTGCTTTTATTGTACCTGCCGCTCCTCCCAGACCTGCAGATCCTCAACAGCCATCAGAAAAAAAATTCAGGTTTCCAGAACTGGCTCTACCGGTTTTTGGGATCGTTCTGGAAAGGAACCCAGGAGCAGCTCAACATCTGCAACCGCTCGATCTATATTCTTTGTGTTACCATCATCCCCGTGGCGTTCACGATCCATACCGTTACTTCCTGGCTTTTTGCCACTACGTTCCGGCCGGGGTGGGACAGCACAAACTTCGGGGCATACTTCATATCGGGCGCATTCCTGGTGGGCGGTGGGGCTGTGTTGGTGGCGATGTATCTTTTCCGGAGATACTATCGACTCGAGCAGTATATCACTGCGGATCTCTTTGACAAAATGGGAAAGATCGTGGTCATGCTGGCCTTCCTTTATTTGTATTTTAATGTCAACGAATATCTCGTGCCGGCATTTAAAATGAAGAAGCCGGAGGAAACTCACCTCCATGAGTTGTTCGCGGGAAAGTATGCGCTGCTTTTTTGGTTTGCGATCCTGGTGGGAATGATTTTTCCGCTGATCATCCTGCTGTTCCGAAAAGGCAGGCAACCTTTCGCCGCTTTTTTGGCCGGAACAATGGTCGTTGTCGGAGCCTGGTTCAAGCGCTACCTTATCGTAACGCCAACCCTCCTTCATCCCTTTCTTCCCATTACGGATGTTCCTGACTCGTATCGCCATTACTTTCCCTCCTGGGAAGAATGGGCCATAACGATGGGATCGCTTGCCGGCACCCTGTTGATCATCACTTTTTTTGCAAGACTGTTCCCGATCATCCCCATTCACGAAACGGTAACCGAAAGAAGCGAGAACCATGAAAGCCCTTAGACAGTTTCGAAATTTGTGCATATTGATTTGCTGTCACGGCCCTCTCCTGATAGCCCAGGAGAATCCCGAAAAAAAAGAAACGCGCGAGTCGTTGATCTATCTCCGATTCTATGTGATCAACAACCAAGTGCCCTACCTTGAGGTGCAAACAAAAAATAAAGTAGGCAGAGCCTTCCTGTCCCAGGCCAACGTACCCGTGACGATTTACCTGAACAACGACTCCGATGCTGAATCGCTCATGGGCAAGGTGGTTACCAATGAAAAGGGAATAGCTTCCCTTGGGCTACCCGCTACATTAGCAGCCCGATGGAAGGAGAAATCAAATCCAACATTTTTTGCGCATACCGATTCGTCCGCGAATTTCAATGCCGCGCATGAGGAACTTTCAATGAATAAGTCCCGGCTGGAACTCGATACAGCAAATGAAGACGGCACCAGGATTGTAAAGGCCCGTCTTTTCAAATACGAAAAAGACTTGCGGGTGCCTATCGCCGGCGTGGATGTCCGGCTTGCAGTGAAAAGATTAGGAGGCTACCTCAAGATAGGCGAAGAAGAATCCTACACCACCGACTCAACGGGGACCGCTCAAGGCGAATTTAACAGAGCGGATCTTCCGGGTGATGCCCTTGGAAACCTTGAAGTGGCGGCTTTGGTAGATGACCATGATGAAGTAGGCACGCTGGAAACCCGGATGGAAGTGCCCTGGGGAGTACCTCCCAAGGTTGCAAACAACTTTCAAGAGCGATCGCTATATGCGACCGGAAACAAGGCACCGATTTGGCTCATGGTAATGGCCTACGGATGTATTGCAGGGGTTTGGATGGTCATTATTTATCTTATCGCCAAGATCGTCCAAATGAAACGCGTGGCAAGAAACATTTCATAGGGGAAACCTGTGAGCGTTTTGCCCGTCAAAAAATTTACATAAGAAATTCATTATTGTACTGACTATGAGAAAATACATTTTGTCGTGCCTGGTAGCAACCCTAAGTTCATTCGGCCTACCCGCCTTTGCTCAAACCGAAAAAGACTCGACCCTATTAGGCCTGCCCGGTGACAACCTGGATCTTTATGCTGTCCTGGATCTTTTTCAAAAGTCGAAGACGATTGAAGATTTTGAGAAATCTTTAAACCTTGAAAAAACAGGAATCAATAACCTGGACCTGGATCTTGACAACAAAGTTGATTTCATAAAGGTCGTGACCAAAAAAGACGGCGATGATTTCACCTTCGTTCTTCAGGTTTCGGTAAGTAAAGAGGAAACACAAGATGTCGCCGTGATCCTGGTATCGAAAGACAAGAACAAGAAAGTAACCCTGCAGATTGTCGGCGATGAGGACCTCTATGGCAAAAACTATATTGTCGACCTGAAAGAATCCAAGACACCCGCCGTCACCGCCAATCCGGGCTACACGGGCCCAGACACGGTTGTTGTGAGCGCCCCTGCAAAATCTACCGTGGTCGTGGTAGAATCTGCGCCGATCGTGCAGTATGTTTATTCTCCTGCTTATGTTCCGTACTATCCACCCTATCACTACGGATACTATCCGCCTTATTTCGCGGCATTTACCGTGATGGCCATGGGCATCTATATCGGCAATCACTCTTATTACCACGGAGGGTATGGCTATCATGGCAACACCACCGTCATTCACAACACCAACAATTTCAACAACTACAATAACAATTCAAGGAACCGGTCGAATACCGTCAACCACAACAAGGCGAACGGCAACTATAACAACCGTAACACGGCATCAACACGTCCTGCTGCCGGTGCTTCAACACGTCCATCAAACCGGGCATCGACGCGGCCATCCCCTGCGGTCCAACCGTCAAACAGGTCGTCCGTTTCAGGTCGTCAGTCGGGTGGAGCGTCTCCATCGACACGCGAGTCCCCCAACGTTTCTTCTCAACCCTCGCGGTCCAGCTCAAACGGAGCATCTCGCTATAGCGGTGGTTCCAGGGGAGGCGGGGGTTTTAGTGGTGGTGGTTCCAGAGGCGGTGGCTTCGGTGGTGGTGGTTCCCGAGGAGGCGGGGGTAGAAGGCGCTAACGAATCGGTTTTATTTGAACAGCGATTTGACGGGCTGTCAATAGGGGAAATGTTTTTGAGCCGGATTCAAAAAAAGCAGATCTTAATCAAGTGGCATATCCGAAGCGCTCATGTCTCTTACGACGACGTATTCTCCCTTTCTTTTTTCAAATAAGACCATATAGTTTCCCGTGTTGATAGCAACACTCGTGGAGTCCGTCAATTTGTAATAACCAATTTCAACAACCTGATTCCCATCTGCAGAGACAAAAACTTCATTGGTAACAAATGAAATCTTATTGCCCCTGGAAGAAGCGTCTATGCCCGCTTTCAAAAATTCTACAATGGCCGTCTTGCCCACTAAAGGGGGTTTGTTTTGTGAAAAGGATGTTGCATCGTCCGCATAGTAACCAATGTTCCGCACTTCCCCGGCATTATACAATTCCGCAAATTGATTTTCCTTGGCTTGGATCTCCTTTTTTATTTGCTCCTTATCAAGGGCAGGTTCCGCCGCGGGTTCTTCCTTCTTGGGCTGGCAGGCTATCAGTAAAGCTATCAAACAGGATAAAAGGATCGAATCGATTATCTTTTGTTTCATAATTATTACCTGTTAATTCTTTGCCGTTGAATCCATGGAGAAGTTATACAATTAAAATTGAATACCCCACGAAACCCGCCCATAGCCGCTCGTTTAACGGTTAAATAACGCAATGTAACTTACTTGGCTTGACAAACCCCGTTACATTTAACCACTGACAAAGTTGAAGCACGCGATCACGCCATTGGCCCAACATCAAAACGACCAAAATCCACCCGGCAATGGACACAAAAAAAATTGAAACCCTCGATGTCGCCCTGATGCGGGCGTCAAAAAAGATAAAGGTGCTTCAGGCCTTGCAGTGGCCGCTGGGCGCTGAAGAGAAATTCCTGGAGACCTGGCACAGGGGCAATCCCACGTTACCGGAGATAACATTGGAGCGACATGATTACGATGACAGCATTTCAACCCTGGAAGACATTGAAAGCCGCTGTGATCTGGATGATCCCGTGGAAAAATTCCTGGCCGAAACAGCACAAAGTTATGGCTACGCCGCGCGCATGCTCAGCGCCGTCGGCACACCCGATTTCACCACCTACGCCACCAAGATCTATGGCCGCCCCGACACCGTCTACAAACTCCAAGGCATGAGTGCGGTAGACGGCGCCAATTTTTTTCTGGAAGTGACCGACGCCCTTCTCGGCAATGTCAATCTCCCGCCAACACCCACCGACATCTCAGCCGACGATTTTGCCGGCTGGTTGAAAGCCGAAGTGGACGAGTTCTTTGACAAGGACACGGTAGAGGTTGTCGTAGACAAACGCCTGTCGTCAAAAGCGCTTGCCGGTGCCAGCCGGATACGCGTTCGGGGCAGCGCGCTATTCTCGCAACTGGACAAAGACCAGCTTCTTTTTCATGAGGCCTATGTTCACACCGCCACCGTGCTCAACGGCCAGAAGCAAGCCAACCTCAAATCCCTGAGCCTCGGCGCCCCGCGCACGACCCGCACACAGGAAGGTCTCGCCGTGATGGCCGAGCTCATGACCAATGCCATGGACATCAACCGCCTCCGCCGCATAGCCCTTCGCGTACTGGCCGTGAAGCAGGCGTTGGATGGAGCGAACTTTATAGAGGTCTTTAAATTCTTTTTGGATGCCGGTCAATCCGAAGAAGAGTCGGTGCGATCGGCACAACGGATATTCCGCGGCGGAGACATGAAAGGTGGCATTGTTTTTACAAAAGACGCCGTCTACTTACAGGGGCTGATCGAAGTCCACACGTTCATGCGCGTAGCCATTCGCGACAACCGTCCGGACCTTATCCGGAATCTGTTCGCGGGAAGACTCACCATGGGCGATGCCTTGCGCCTGGCACCCCACTTTGAAAGTGGGTGGCTTTACCCTCCCACCTATCTGCCCGTCTGGGCATCCGACCTCCGGAGACTGGCGGCTACCATGGCATACTCCGCATTCGTATCGCACATCAAGCTGGAGAGAGTCTATCTGGAGCGCGCCATCGAGTTTGAAGAAGAACTGAAAGCAACACAGCCCGCGCCGAGCCGATAAAAAAATATGAAACAAATCATCATCACCATCCTATGCCTGATCGCGGTTGGCCGTGTTGACGCCCAAAACCCTTCGCCCCAGCGGAAAAATACCATTAAGATAGACCTCACGTCGCGCTTCCTCTACAGAAATGCCTTCATCCTCAGCTATGAGCGGATCACAAAACCAAACCAATCACTGGTGCTCTCCGCCGGCTACCAGGAGTTTCCAAAAGTGACAACCTTCGCACAGAATGTTGGCGTAAAAGATGACCTAAAAAAGAACGGTTTTAAGTTCGGCATGGACTACCGTTTTTATTTAAAAAAAGAAAACAAATATGATGCGCCGCACGGCGTATACATCGGGCCCTATTTTACCTATCACCATTTTGGCAACGAACGGATCATTGAAGTCGACAACGATGGAACAATCGAACAAGCCGACCTGGACACAAAGTTTTCCATCCTGAACGTCGGCATACAATTGGGTTATCAATTCGTCATTCATAACCGGTGGACAATCGATCTCGCCTTTGTGGGTCCGTCGGTCTCTCATTATAAATACACGCTCAACATTGGTGGCGACTACACCTTTAACAAGGACGACATCGAGAACGAAATCATCCTCGACCTGCTGGATCGCTTTCCATTTCTCGACGACGCCATTTCCAACAAGGAAGCCACATCCTCGGGCAAATTAGACACCTGGTCGTTTGGCTATCGCTATCAATTTACCGTTGGCTATCATTTCGGAAGAAAGAAATAGGTACATCATTATTCATGGGCTGAAAAATAATGCTATCCCTCAAATCATTTGCCATGAACACCCCTTACTTTATTTCGCTCTTGCCCCTTGTCCTTGCGCTCTCTTCTTGCGGAAAAATCGAACCTAATACCGTGGCAACGGCGCCTCCCTTTCTTCCCAATGCCCCTGCCAAAACAGAGGAAGCCATAAGGAAGGATTTTCCAGGCGCCATTCCCGGTCATGAATTCTCAGACTCCCTCATCCACTATCTTCAAAAAAAATATAAAATCGAACCCGACAAGATTCTGCTTGGCGCGTCCACCTGCGTGGATGACATCATCTACACAAAAAATTTTCACTTCCACCCCGAAATAAAAGGACCCTTTCATCTCGGCGGGCTCGCAGGCTTGCCCTTCACGGGCATCTCCGGCCTCGACGCCTTCGCCCATCACATCCCCGACAGCGGCACGTTGGTGCTGCTGGTTGAGCCGCACATCGGCTATTCCGAAAAGAAAGGCTGGGGTTTTGTGCTAAGGCACGAACAGCCCGAAGCCAGTTCATGCTG carries:
- a CDS encoding c-type cytochrome codes for the protein MKLRLPNLCYLLPSVVLVFGFTTPIVQEPWVAPDKVAKMANPVKADAESLDTGKSLWVTHCQSCHGKKGKGDGNKAAQLKTPVGDFTTADFQKQSDGSIFYKTSEGRSDMPSFKKKIPDADELWSLVNYIRTLK
- a CDS encoding YceI family protein produces the protein MSSFRRNLLTVILMVAGYCGYIAGCTHDDEVLSSQGPNIERGEEKVSLESTNTSFDKAHSNVQWASSYLGATSLLTGRFDNFGFYIFNFDESNAAGINFSAWVWLNSVNTSEPGRDEGCLLDTYGTDGTLTTEDENLAIITSKKVELSTTDKGYNVTADLVFHGVTKEVTCKMNFDGKTLSGANNVYGFSLQFQFLAKTDFLIVSSNVGDNADVKCNAVFRVTN
- a CDS encoding YybH family protein; protein product: MKQKIIDSILLSCLIALLIACQPKKEEPAAEPALDKEQIKKEIQAKENQFAELYNAGEVRNIGYYADDATSFSQNKPPLVGKTAIVEFLKAGIDASSRGNKISFVTNEVFVSADGNQVVEIGYYKLTDSTSVAINTGNYMVLFEKRKGEYVVVRDMSASDMPLD
- a CDS encoding flavohemoglobin expression-modulating QEGLA motif protein, giving the protein MDTKKIETLDVALMRASKKIKVLQALQWPLGAEEKFLETWHRGNPTLPEITLERHDYDDSISTLEDIESRCDLDDPVEKFLAETAQSYGYAARMLSAVGTPDFTTYATKIYGRPDTVYKLQGMSAVDGANFFLEVTDALLGNVNLPPTPTDISADDFAGWLKAEVDEFFDKDTVEVVVDKRLSSKALAGASRIRVRGSALFSQLDKDQLLFHEAYVHTATVLNGQKQANLKSLSLGAPRTTRTQEGLAVMAELMTNAMDINRLRRIALRVLAVKQALDGANFIEVFKFFLDAGQSEEESVRSAQRIFRGGDMKGGIVFTKDAVYLQGLIEVHTFMRVAIRDNRPDLIRNLFAGRLTMGDALRLAPHFESGWLYPPTYLPVWASDLRRLAATMAYSAFVSHIKLERVYLERAIEFEEELKATQPAPSR
- a CDS encoding DUF3575 domain-containing protein — its product is MKQIIITILCLIAVGRVDAQNPSPQRKNTIKIDLTSRFLYRNAFILSYERITKPNQSLVLSAGYQEFPKVTTFAQNVGVKDDLKKNGFKFGMDYRFYLKKENKYDAPHGVYIGPYFTYHHFGNERIIEVDNDGTIEQADLDTKFSILNVGIQLGYQFVIHNRWTIDLAFVGPSVSHYKYTLNIGGDYTFNKDDIENEIILDLLDRFPFLDDAISNKEATSSGKLDTWSFGYRYQFTVGYHFGRKK
- the nrfD gene encoding NrfD/PsrC family molybdoenzyme membrane anchor subunit — encoded protein: MTPLFPSTSDKIIADLYPTKFGNAGRVWTFVLLVICAIGVYGYYRQLRYGLEVTAMRDYVSWGIYISNFVFFVAISLVGSLITAVLRLSNAKWSTPLTRIAEIIAVSAIVFASIIIIVDMGRPERFMNIFLHMRIQSPIIWDVVVISTYFVVSLLLLYLPLLPDLQILNSHQKKNSGFQNWLYRFLGSFWKGTQEQLNICNRSIYILCVTIIPVAFTIHTVTSWLFATTFRPGWDSTNFGAYFISGAFLVGGGAVLVAMYLFRRYYRLEQYITADLFDKMGKIVVMLAFLYLYFNVNEYLVPAFKMKKPEETHLHELFAGKYALLFWFAILVGMIFPLIILLFRKGRQPFAAFLAGTMVVVGAWFKRYLIVTPTLLHPFLPITDVPDSYRHYFPSWEEWAITMGSLAGTLLIITFFARLFPIIPIHETVTERSENHESP
- a CDS encoding DUF5777 family beta-barrel protein gives rise to the protein MKILASLSLALIMLLGRPVYSQDSVATAPAKAKPVKNTFAGIWLIDNQSVMVPIKGTFEFDILHRFGVVKNGYEDLFGLFASSNIRLGFNYSPIDRLYVGFGLTKYKMLWDVNAKYAIFQQMSEGWPVSITYYGNAAIDTRSEEFFIHFSDRLSYFNQLIIARKFSPKFSAQIAPSLSHTNVVNGYYSAPGEVSPERKHNHFAVAISGRYKLTETLSLLANYDQPITKHKSGNPHPNLSFGLDVTTSSHSFQIFFGNYYFLSPQQNNMYNTNDYKNGEYLIGFNITRLWNF
- a CDS encoding carbohydrate porin; its protein translation is MMNVSASGKPVSLIRKRTYFLGIILSAMIFSLPAQVPVTTNKHFAIGSYGRVGIARGDQIQYPRPLNLNGMGSIGGRMEEIDYFELATALRFAPVSGTSDTTNITIQARFAFYTTQGQIIGNVTSKSYGGITTALPELFAEAKNIRGSPWSVWIGARFFRGDDIHIIDHFYFDDHSSQGFGVQYKHTQFSIMFPGAVDTTSTLPPYFYLNIVNGTPVLGLRNRSVYILEQILPVKNGYLKFLAEYHRLAAGTASDTATNFNYPADHGYVLGGKYKQNLSTRLPGSFYDVSIRFGTGIANGGDGGGSKTFLTYGGPNLETQRFKKAWSIAITQSILWNVSTRYSVNAYCIFTKSKGASDSLNTTSDYRGRPVFNRKTDFAIGARGTWYVKDWFHLLHELDFSSRKDGTQDPAQMVKFSIAPTLVPNGKRDVWSRPHFRLVYSLARYNQFATDHLYSPYLAQAGSKRWGHYFGVKTEWWLW
- a CDS encoding 4Fe-4S dicluster domain-containing protein, whose translation is MDDTVTSRRNFIATGLAAAAGCANCSCGKNHTHEAQDIQPTGEKVKLLSVDGEVIEVDRAFLKPVPDLPKVSNDVERQGIAGKKFVMVIDLSRCKNVGACKEACNHAHSLHPDHNWIKIDAMQDAEESAPYWQPTTCMHCDNPPCVKVCPVDATFKRQDGIVLIDSDRCIGCRFCMAACPYSTRVFNWGDPQVPEPLASQPYSCESSTPQKIGTVGKCDFCPDMARKGELPHCVSACPNGVFFFGDMNEDSVTNGAETFRFSELVRDKAGYRLMEDLGTKPSVYYLPPVNRNFPFEPANENKAQPGLT